One genomic window of Chiloscyllium punctatum isolate Juve2018m chromosome 23, sChiPun1.3, whole genome shotgun sequence includes the following:
- the LOC140494126 gene encoding uncharacterized protein isoform X2, protein MFITVLYGAEIDLADESGQVKNLLQNQHCYASDILAERAVYILLGVNKPSRASTPMYIPLLNNDNIVNSKFLAKLGARLDSLSQPQGKVKKIHKSSASPSPSRSSTTDGKQNTSPHGKCKNTSTP, encoded by the exons ATGTTCATTACAGTATTATATGGAG CTGAGATTGATCTAGCAGATGAGAGTGGACAAGTGAAGAATTTATTGCAAAACCAACATTGCTACGCTTCTGACATCCTGGCTGAACGAGCAGTTTATATTCTTCTTGGTGTGAACA AACCAAGCAGGGCATCAACACCTATGTATATACCATTACTGAACAATGATAATATAGTCAATTCCAAATTCCTAG CTAAACTTGGAGCTCGACTAGATTCTCTAAGTCAACCCCAAGGAAAAGTAAAGAAGATCCACAAAAGTTCTGCATCACCATCTCCCTCACGCTCATCCACCACAGATG GTAAACAGAACACTTCACCACATGGAAAATGTAAAAATACCTCAACACCTTAA
- the LOC140494126 gene encoding uncharacterized protein CXorf65 homolog isoform X1, giving the protein MFITVLYGDNEHALFNIFCKIPVLLDCIKQNCHREIKAEIDLADESGQVKNLLQNQHCYASDILAERAVYILLGVNKPSRASTPMYIPLLNNDNIVNSKFLAKLGARLDSLSQPQGKVKKIHKSSASPSPSRSSTTDGKQNTSPHGKCKNTSTP; this is encoded by the exons ATGTTCATTACAGTATTATATGGAG ATAATGAACATGCCCTTTTCAATATATTCTGTAAAATTCCGGTTTTGCTGGACTGTATCAAACAGAACTGCCACCGTGAGATCAAAG CTGAGATTGATCTAGCAGATGAGAGTGGACAAGTGAAGAATTTATTGCAAAACCAACATTGCTACGCTTCTGACATCCTGGCTGAACGAGCAGTTTATATTCTTCTTGGTGTGAACA AACCAAGCAGGGCATCAACACCTATGTATATACCATTACTGAACAATGATAATATAGTCAATTCCAAATTCCTAG CTAAACTTGGAGCTCGACTAGATTCTCTAAGTCAACCCCAAGGAAAAGTAAAGAAGATCCACAAAAGTTCTGCATCACCATCTCCCTCACGCTCATCCACCACAGATG GTAAACAGAACACTTCACCACATGGAAAATGTAAAAATACCTCAACACCTTAA